The following are encoded in a window of Fretibacter rubidus genomic DNA:
- the ykgO gene encoding type B 50S ribosomal protein L36 — translation MKVRSSLRSLKNRHRDCQIVRRKGRLYVINKTDPRFKARQG, via the coding sequence ATGAAAGTCCGCAGCTCACTCCGTTCTCTAAAAAACCGCCACCGCGATTGCCAAATTGTGCGTCGTAAAGGTCGCCTTTATGTCATTAACAAAACGGATCCCCGTTTTAAGGCACGTCAAGGCTAG
- a CDS encoding lytic murein transglycosylase — translation MWIRTLSSIIITSAVISAGCATPKAVANDAVNVTAAATVTKVELTQDQRFDAWKKDFTSRAIDRGYDPAIVRAMISPAKINPLALERDKTQPEFNSPIWAYVDKTTSVDRVTRGKALLSENQALFADIEARYRVNPYVLTAIWGLESSYGRILGTHYIIDALATFAFEGRRTKFGEEQLFATLDIVKSGKVRPAQLVGSWAGAMGMTQFIPTTFRDYAVDFDNNGNKDLWKSEADALGSAAHYLSRFGWRLEEPIYTEVKLAQGFDYSIADGRKMSVNDWSALGVAPITGQRWSADAGFLEAKLLVPAGAKGPKFLTFKNFDVIKKYNNSTSYALGIATLSEAYRDRATITAPWPKSDKQVGRTDLKAMQAKLTALGYDTKGADGIVGPNTRRAIRNWQTANGLTADGYIEQKLFEKIMVSR, via the coding sequence ATGTGGATACGTACGCTTAGCTCTATCATCATAACGTCAGCCGTCATCTCGGCGGGATGCGCAACACCAAAAGCCGTTGCCAATGACGCGGTTAATGTCACCGCCGCTGCGACGGTAACAAAAGTGGAGCTTACGCAAGACCAGCGCTTTGACGCTTGGAAAAAAGACTTTACCAGCCGCGCGATTGACCGCGGCTATGACCCGGCCATTGTGCGCGCAATGATAAGCCCCGCCAAGATTAACCCGCTAGCGCTAGAGCGTGACAAAACGCAGCCCGAATTTAACAGCCCGATTTGGGCCTATGTCGATAAAACAACGTCTGTTGACCGTGTCACGCGCGGCAAGGCCCTGCTGAGCGAGAACCAAGCCCTTTTCGCGGATATAGAAGCCCGCTACCGCGTGAACCCCTATGTTCTGACCGCGATTTGGGGGCTAGAGAGCAGCTACGGCCGTATCCTTGGTACGCATTATATTATTGACGCATTGGCCACATTTGCCTTTGAGGGTCGCCGCACAAAATTTGGCGAAGAGCAATTATTTGCCACACTCGATATCGTCAAAAGCGGGAAAGTCCGTCCTGCACAGCTTGTCGGCTCTTGGGCGGGTGCAATGGGCATGACACAATTTATCCCAACCACTTTTCGCGACTATGCCGTCGATTTTGATAATAATGGCAATAAGGATTTATGGAAAAGCGAAGCTGACGCGCTGGGTTCTGCCGCGCATTATCTGTCGCGCTTTGGCTGGCGTCTTGAAGAACCGATTTATACTGAAGTCAAATTAGCCCAAGGCTTTGATTACAGCATTGCAGACGGCCGCAAAATGAGCGTCAATGACTGGAGCGCGCTGGGCGTCGCCCCGATCACAGGACAACGCTGGTCGGCGGACGCAGGCTTTTTAGAAGCAAAATTGCTGGTGCCTGCTGGCGCGAAAGGCCCGAAATTTCTGACCTTTAAAAATTTCGATGTTATCAAAAAGTATAACAATTCAACCAGCTACGCGCTCGGTATTGCAACCTTATCCGAAGCCTACCGTGACCGCGCGACAATCACGGCCCCTTGGCCCAAGAGTGATAAACAAGTCGGGCGCACGGATTTGAAAGCGATGCAAGCCAAGCTCACCGCATTGGGATATGATACCAAGGGCGCAGACGGCATTGTCGGGCCCAACACACGCCGCGCAATCCGCAATTGGCAGACGGCGAACGGACTGACGGCAGATGGCTATATCGAACAAAAGCTGTTTGAAAAGATTATGGTCAGCCGTTAA
- the thpR gene encoding RNA 2',3'-cyclic phosphodiesterase — translation MILFSCLQLPDKLVRDITRVQRGVAGARWVAPEKLHITTGYYGDLSDDQAEMLDDELAKIRISAFDLQLEGAGHFGSLEPRALWLGVKHSDALHALHTKCRAAARRAGVSMEKRKYMPHATVAYLREFPPLDRVIAFEKRLSRFNTAPFIVDQMVMMSSLPKVGAQNIYREEATYPFLG, via the coding sequence ATGATTTTATTTTCCTGCCTACAACTGCCTGACAAACTTGTGCGCGACATTACCCGTGTTCAACGCGGGGTCGCGGGTGCGCGCTGGGTTGCGCCGGAAAAGCTGCATATCACCACGGGCTATTACGGTGATTTATCTGATGACCAAGCGGAAATGCTGGATGATGAGCTGGCCAAAATCCGTATCTCTGCTTTTGATTTACAGCTGGAAGGGGCCGGTCATTTCGGTAGCCTAGAGCCGCGCGCGCTATGGCTGGGTGTGAAGCACTCTGACGCACTGCACGCATTGCACACAAAATGCCGGGCGGCGGCGCGCCGGGCTGGTGTGAGCATGGAAAAACGCAAATATATGCCGCATGCGACGGTCGCTTACTTGCGTGAATTTCCGCCGCTTGACCGCGTGATAGCCTTTGAAAAACGATTGTCGCGCTTTAATACCGCGCCGTTTATTGTCGACCAAATGGTGATGATGTCGAGCCTACCAAAAGTCGGCGCGCAAAATATTTACCGCGAAGAAGCGACTTATCCGTTTCTTGGATGA